A genomic window from Cinclus cinclus chromosome 5, bCinCin1.1, whole genome shotgun sequence includes:
- the KIAA0232 gene encoding uncharacterized protein KIAA0232 homolog isoform X4, producing the protein MTCCPLVASKLCHLSHLPGHLGIYQVLLGTCIWPQCEIKDLILSSLRSEPTDGPLTTEDEKENDIFLGWEKGAYKKWGKSKKKCSDLTLEEMKKQAAVQCLRSASDESSGIETLVEELCSKLKDLQSKQEEKIHKKLEGSLTPETDLSPTAKDQVEMYYEAFPPLSEKPVCLQEIMTVWNKSKVCSYSSSSSSSTVPPTSTDTSSPKDCNSESEVAKDRSNKVSATVQERAQQKKSKNEKENNFSNNTVEEKPVLYKKQVRHKSEGKMRPRSWSSGSSEAGSSSSGNQGEYKASMKCIKVRHKTREVRSKKGRNGQSRLSVKSGEKVDRKVHSGSSSSSSSGSIKQLCKRGKRPLKEIGRKEAGGSDGKDLYLDSRNEKEYKEEPLWYTEPITEYFVPLSRKSKLETTYRNREDICGVTSEAVEELSESVHGLCISNNNTHKTYLAAGTFIDGHFVEMPAVLNEDIDLAGTSICSQPEDDKYLDDVHLSELTHFYEVDIDQSMLDPGASDTMQGESRILNMIRQKSKEKTDFEAECCIVLDGMELQGESAIWTDSTSSVGAEGWFLQDLSNLAQFWECCSSSSSADADGESFGGDSPIRFSPILDSTMLNSHMLAGNQELFSDINEGSGINSCFSVFEVQCSNSVLPFSFETLSLGNENADSSSTANILGKTQSRLLIWTKNSAFDENEHCSNLSTRTCSPWSHSEETRSDNETINIPYEESTQFNAEDINYVVPRVSSNYVDEEILDFLPEETCQQQARSLGEMPTLIFKKKSKLESVCGIQLEQKAESKDYETTQGCRESSPHGDGYSSGVIKDIWTNMTDRNSAAMVEIEGIEDELFSTDVNNYCCCLDTEAKVETLQEPNKAVQRSEYHLWEGQKENVEKRAFVSNDLSKVDGGDYTTPSKPWDVNQDKENSFILGGVYGELKTFNSDGEWAVVPPGHSKGSLLQCAASDVVTIAGTDVFMTPGNSFAPGHRQLWRPFVSFEQNEQSKSGDNGLNKGFSFIFHEDLLGACGNFQVEEPGLEYSFSSFDLNNPFSQVLHVECSFEPEGIASFSPSFKPKSILCSDSDSEVLHPRICGVDRTQYRAIRISPRTHFRPISASELSPGGGSESEFESEKDEGGIAVPPQVDVFEDPQADLKPLEEDAEKEGHYYGKSELESGKFLPRLKKSGMEKSAQTSLDSQEESAGMLPVGNQDPCLECSMKESLEGRAVESSKVNCRIVEPREETGRFCSCKAGCHFPTYEDNPVSSGEHEERMSGSQEKQCWWEKALYSPLFPASQCEECYTNAKGENGVGEHADVKEVSNDDEHLLDFNMVSSVYEARCADDINAEAKPNGFRKKIYSSDSSSSEDTASEGGSEWADPCEEELFSRTQL; encoded by the exons agctctgggatTGAAACATTAGTGGAGGAGCTTTGCTCCAAACTGAAAGACCTTCAGAGTAAGcaag AGGAGAAGATTCACAAAAAGTTAGAAGGCTCTTTGACTCCTGAGACTGATTTATCTCCAACAGCAAAGGATCAAGTTGAAAT GTACTATGAAgcatttcctcctctttccgAAAAGCCAGTTTGCCTGCAGGAAATTATGACTGTGTGGAATAAATCCAAAGTTTGTTCTTACTCTAGCTCCTCATCTTCATCCACTGTTCCACCAACTAGCACAGATACATCTTCTCCAAAAGACTGCAATAGTGAAAGTGAAGTAGCTAAAGACAGAAGTAATAAAGTATCTGCCACTGTACAGGAAAGAGCCCAGCAGAAGAAGAGTAAAAAcgagaaagaaaacaactttaGTAACAACACTGTTGAAGAGAAGCCTGTTTTGTACAAAAAGCAAGTCCGACATAAGTCTGAAGGGAAGATGCGTCCCCGCTCCTGGTCATCTGGATCCAGTGAGGCTGGCTCAAGTTCTAGTGGTAATCAAGGTGAATACAAGGCATCAATGAAATGTATTAAAGTAAGACACAAAACAAGAGAGGTTCGGAGTAAAAAAGGGCGTAATGGGCAGAGCAGGCTGTCAGTGAAATCTGGTGAAAAGGTTGATAGAAAAGTCCACAGcggaagcagcagcagcagcagcagcgggtcCATCAAACAACTGTGCAAAAGAGGTAAAAGGCCATTAAAAGAAATTGGAAGAAAAGAAGCTGGCGGTAGTGATGGAAAAGATTTGTATTTAGACAGtagaaatgaaaaggaatatAAAGAAGAGCCCTTGTGGTATACTGAGCCGATTACGGAGTACTTTGTTCCTCTTAGCAGAAAAAGCAAGCTGGAGACTACGTACCGCAACAGAGAAGATATATGTGGAGTAACATCAGAGGCTGTAGAAGAGTTGTCTGAATCAGTACATGGTCTTTGTATTAGCAACAATAATACTCATAAAACATACCTCGCAGCAGGTACTTTCATTGATGGTCACTTTGTAGAAATGCCTGCAGTTCTAAATGAGGATATTGACCTCGCTGGGACCTCAATATGTTCTCAACCAGAGGACGACAAATATTTAGATGATGTTCATCTGTCAGAACTAACACACTTCTATGAAGTGGATATTGATCAATCCATGTTGGATCCTGGTGCCTCAGATACGATGCAAGGGGAGAGTCGGATTTTAAATATGATTCGACAGAAGAGTAAAGAAAAAACTGATTTTGAGGCAGAATGTTGCATAGTGTTAGATGGAATGGAGTTGCAAGGGGAAAGTGCAATATGGACTGATTCGACCAGCTCTGTTGGTGCTGAAGGGTGGTTCTTGCAAGACCTTAGTAATTTAGCTCAATTTTGGGAGTGCTGTTCATCTTCTAGTTCTGCTGATGCAGATGGGGAAAGTTTTGGAGGAGATTCTCCGATCAGATTCTCCCCCATCCTAGACAGCACAATGCTTAATTCACACATGCTTGCTGGCAATCAAGAGCTCTTTTCAGATATTAATGAAGGGTCTGGTATAAActcttgtttttcagtgtttgaagTGCAATGCAGTAACTCTGTTTtaccattttcttttgaaacactCAGCTtgggaaatgaaaatgcagattCTAGTAGCACTGCTAATATTCTTGGGAAAACACAGTCTAGATTGCTAATATGGACCAAAAATAGTGCCTTTGATGAAAATGAACACTGTTCTAATCTTTCAACAAGAACCTGTAGTCCATGGTCACACTCGGAAGAAACACGTTCAGACAATGAGACTATAAATATTCCATATGAAGAATCCACGCAATTTAATGCAGAAGATATTAATTATGTAGTTCCTAGAGTGTCTTCAAATTACGTAGATGAAGAAATTCTAGATTTTCTGCCAGAAGAAACCTGCCAGCAACAAGCTAGAAGTTTAGGAGAAATGCCCACTTtgattttcaaaaagaaatctaaGCTAGAATCTGTCTGTGGTATTCAGCtagaacaaaaagcagaaagtaaAGACTATGAAACTACACAAGGGTGTAGGGAAAGCAGTCCACATGGAGATGGCTACAGCTCAGGGGTTATTAAAGATATTTGGACAAATATGACAGACAGAAATTCTGCAGCGATGGTAGAAATAGAAGGAATAGAAGATGAATTGTTTTCAACTGATGTAAATAACTATTGCTGCTGTTTGGATACAGAAGCAAAAGTTGAAACCCTCCAGGAACCCAATAAAGCAGTGCAAAGATCAGAGTATCACCTCTGGGAAGGTCAAAAGGAGAATGTAGAGAAGAGAGCCTTTGTCTCAAATGATTTATCAAAAGTAGATGGTGGTGACTATACCACACCATCAAAACCCTGGGATGTTAACCAGGATAAAGAAAACTCATTTATACTTGGTGGTGTGTATGGGGAGCTCAAAACATTTAACAGTGATGGAGAATGGGCAGTGGTGCCACCTGGTCACTCAAAGGGGAGTTTACTGCAATGTGCAGCTTCCGATGTGGTGACAATAGCTGGTACAGATGTTTTTATGACTCCAGGTAATAGCTTTGCCCCTGGCCACAGGCAATTATGGAGGCCGTTTGTATCATTTGAACAGAATGAACAATCAAAGAGTGGAGATAACGGATTAAATAagggtttttcttttatcttccaTGAAGACTTACTGGGAGCTTGTGGTAACTTTCAAGTCGAAGAACCAGGGCTTGAATATTCATTCTCTTCCTTTGACCTGAACAATCCATTTTCACAAGTTCTTCATGTAGAGTGTTCGTTTGagccagaaggaattgcatctTTCAGCCCTAGTTTTAAACCTAAGTCAATTCTGTGCTCTGATTCAGACAGTGAGGTTTTACACCCCAGGATATGTGGTGTTGATCGAACGCAGTACAGGGCTATACGGATTTCTCCGAGGACTCACTTCCGCCCAATTTCTGCATCTGAACTTTCTCCAGGTGGTGGAAGCGAGTCAGAATTTGAGTCAGAAAAAGATGAGGGAGGTATTGCTGTCCCTCCTCAAGTAGATGTATTTGAGGATCCACAAGCAGATCTCAAACCTCTGGAAGAAGATGCAGAAAAAGAAGGGCATTACTACGGAAAATCGGAGCTTGAATCTGGAAAATTCCTTCCCAGATTAAAAAAGTCTGGAATGGAGAAGAGTGCACAGACATCATTGGATTCCCAAGAAGAGTCAGCCGGGATGTTGCCAGTAGGAAACCAAGATCCCTGTTTAGAATGCAGTATGAAAGAATCTCTAGAAGGGAGAGCAGTGGAGAGCTCTAAAGTAAACTGCAGAATAGTGGAGCCACGTGAGGAGACTGGCAGGTTTTGCAGTTGTAAAGCAGGGTGTCATTTCCCCACGTATGAGGATAATCCTGTTTCTTCAGGAGAGCATGAAGAG AGAATGAGTGGCAGCCAGGAAAAGCAATGCTGGTGGGAAAAGGCGCTCTATTCTCCCCTTTTTCCTGCATCACAGTGTGAAG AGTGCTATACAAATGCCAAGGGAGAGAATGGTGTAGGAGAACATGCAGATGTAAAGGAAGTATCCAATGATGATGAACATCTTTTAGATTTTAATATG GTTTCTTCTGTTTATGAAGCAAGATGTGCAGATGATATAAATGCTGAGGCAAAACCAAATGGCTTCAGGAAGAAGATCTACTCCAGTGATAGCTCCAGCTCTGAAGACACAGCTTCAGAAGGTGGAAGCGAGTGGGCTGATCCGTGTGAGGAGGAGCTTTTTTCTCGAACTCAACTGTAA
- the KIAA0232 gene encoding uncharacterized protein KIAA0232 homolog isoform X6, with protein sequence MTCCPLVASKLCHLSHLPGHLGIYQVLLGTCIWPQCEIKENDIFLGWEKGAYKKWGKSKKKCSDLTLEEMKKQAAVQCLRSASDESSGIETLVEELCSKLKDLQSKQEEKIHKKLEGSLTPETDLSPTAKDQVEMYYEAFPPLSEKPVCLQEIMTVWNKSKVCSYSSSSSSSTVPPTSTDTSSPKDCNSESEVAKDRSNKVSATVQERAQQKKSKNEKENNFSNNTVEEKPVLYKKQVRHKSEGKMRPRSWSSGSSEAGSSSSGNQGEYKASMKCIKVRHKTREVRSKKGRNGQSRLSVKSGEKVDRKVHSGSSSSSSSGSIKQLCKRGKRPLKEIGRKEAGGSDGKDLYLDSRNEKEYKEEPLWYTEPITEYFVPLSRKSKLETTYRNREDICGVTSEAVEELSESVHGLCISNNNTHKTYLAAGTFIDGHFVEMPAVLNEDIDLAGTSICSQPEDDKYLDDVHLSELTHFYEVDIDQSMLDPGASDTMQGESRILNMIRQKSKEKTDFEAECCIVLDGMELQGESAIWTDSTSSVGAEGWFLQDLSNLAQFWECCSSSSSADADGESFGGDSPIRFSPILDSTMLNSHMLAGNQELFSDINEGSGINSCFSVFEVQCSNSVLPFSFETLSLGNENADSSSTANILGKTQSRLLIWTKNSAFDENEHCSNLSTRTCSPWSHSEETRSDNETINIPYEESTQFNAEDINYVVPRVSSNYVDEEILDFLPEETCQQQARSLGEMPTLIFKKKSKLESVCGIQLEQKAESKDYETTQGCRESSPHGDGYSSGVIKDIWTNMTDRNSAAMVEIEGIEDELFSTDVNNYCCCLDTEAKVETLQEPNKAVQRSEYHLWEGQKENVEKRAFVSNDLSKVDGGDYTTPSKPWDVNQDKENSFILGGVYGELKTFNSDGEWAVVPPGHSKGSLLQCAASDVVTIAGTDVFMTPGNSFAPGHRQLWRPFVSFEQNEQSKSGDNGLNKGFSFIFHEDLLGACGNFQVEEPGLEYSFSSFDLNNPFSQVLHVECSFEPEGIASFSPSFKPKSILCSDSDSEVLHPRICGVDRTQYRAIRISPRTHFRPISASELSPGGGSESEFESEKDEGGIAVPPQVDVFEDPQADLKPLEEDAEKEGHYYGKSELESGKFLPRLKKSGMEKSAQTSLDSQEESAGMLPVGNQDPCLECSMKESLEGRAVESSKVNCRIVEPREETGRFCSCKAGCHFPTYEDNPVSSGEHEERMSGSQEKQCWWEKALYSPLFPASQCEECYTNAKGENGVGEHADVKEVSNDDEHLLDFNMVSSVYEARCADDINAEAKPNGFRKKIYSSDSSSSEDTASEGGSEWADPCEEELFSRTQL encoded by the exons agctctgggatTGAAACATTAGTGGAGGAGCTTTGCTCCAAACTGAAAGACCTTCAGAGTAAGcaag AGGAGAAGATTCACAAAAAGTTAGAAGGCTCTTTGACTCCTGAGACTGATTTATCTCCAACAGCAAAGGATCAAGTTGAAAT GTACTATGAAgcatttcctcctctttccgAAAAGCCAGTTTGCCTGCAGGAAATTATGACTGTGTGGAATAAATCCAAAGTTTGTTCTTACTCTAGCTCCTCATCTTCATCCACTGTTCCACCAACTAGCACAGATACATCTTCTCCAAAAGACTGCAATAGTGAAAGTGAAGTAGCTAAAGACAGAAGTAATAAAGTATCTGCCACTGTACAGGAAAGAGCCCAGCAGAAGAAGAGTAAAAAcgagaaagaaaacaactttaGTAACAACACTGTTGAAGAGAAGCCTGTTTTGTACAAAAAGCAAGTCCGACATAAGTCTGAAGGGAAGATGCGTCCCCGCTCCTGGTCATCTGGATCCAGTGAGGCTGGCTCAAGTTCTAGTGGTAATCAAGGTGAATACAAGGCATCAATGAAATGTATTAAAGTAAGACACAAAACAAGAGAGGTTCGGAGTAAAAAAGGGCGTAATGGGCAGAGCAGGCTGTCAGTGAAATCTGGTGAAAAGGTTGATAGAAAAGTCCACAGcggaagcagcagcagcagcagcagcgggtcCATCAAACAACTGTGCAAAAGAGGTAAAAGGCCATTAAAAGAAATTGGAAGAAAAGAAGCTGGCGGTAGTGATGGAAAAGATTTGTATTTAGACAGtagaaatgaaaaggaatatAAAGAAGAGCCCTTGTGGTATACTGAGCCGATTACGGAGTACTTTGTTCCTCTTAGCAGAAAAAGCAAGCTGGAGACTACGTACCGCAACAGAGAAGATATATGTGGAGTAACATCAGAGGCTGTAGAAGAGTTGTCTGAATCAGTACATGGTCTTTGTATTAGCAACAATAATACTCATAAAACATACCTCGCAGCAGGTACTTTCATTGATGGTCACTTTGTAGAAATGCCTGCAGTTCTAAATGAGGATATTGACCTCGCTGGGACCTCAATATGTTCTCAACCAGAGGACGACAAATATTTAGATGATGTTCATCTGTCAGAACTAACACACTTCTATGAAGTGGATATTGATCAATCCATGTTGGATCCTGGTGCCTCAGATACGATGCAAGGGGAGAGTCGGATTTTAAATATGATTCGACAGAAGAGTAAAGAAAAAACTGATTTTGAGGCAGAATGTTGCATAGTGTTAGATGGAATGGAGTTGCAAGGGGAAAGTGCAATATGGACTGATTCGACCAGCTCTGTTGGTGCTGAAGGGTGGTTCTTGCAAGACCTTAGTAATTTAGCTCAATTTTGGGAGTGCTGTTCATCTTCTAGTTCTGCTGATGCAGATGGGGAAAGTTTTGGAGGAGATTCTCCGATCAGATTCTCCCCCATCCTAGACAGCACAATGCTTAATTCACACATGCTTGCTGGCAATCAAGAGCTCTTTTCAGATATTAATGAAGGGTCTGGTATAAActcttgtttttcagtgtttgaagTGCAATGCAGTAACTCTGTTTtaccattttcttttgaaacactCAGCTtgggaaatgaaaatgcagattCTAGTAGCACTGCTAATATTCTTGGGAAAACACAGTCTAGATTGCTAATATGGACCAAAAATAGTGCCTTTGATGAAAATGAACACTGTTCTAATCTTTCAACAAGAACCTGTAGTCCATGGTCACACTCGGAAGAAACACGTTCAGACAATGAGACTATAAATATTCCATATGAAGAATCCACGCAATTTAATGCAGAAGATATTAATTATGTAGTTCCTAGAGTGTCTTCAAATTACGTAGATGAAGAAATTCTAGATTTTCTGCCAGAAGAAACCTGCCAGCAACAAGCTAGAAGTTTAGGAGAAATGCCCACTTtgattttcaaaaagaaatctaaGCTAGAATCTGTCTGTGGTATTCAGCtagaacaaaaagcagaaagtaaAGACTATGAAACTACACAAGGGTGTAGGGAAAGCAGTCCACATGGAGATGGCTACAGCTCAGGGGTTATTAAAGATATTTGGACAAATATGACAGACAGAAATTCTGCAGCGATGGTAGAAATAGAAGGAATAGAAGATGAATTGTTTTCAACTGATGTAAATAACTATTGCTGCTGTTTGGATACAGAAGCAAAAGTTGAAACCCTCCAGGAACCCAATAAAGCAGTGCAAAGATCAGAGTATCACCTCTGGGAAGGTCAAAAGGAGAATGTAGAGAAGAGAGCCTTTGTCTCAAATGATTTATCAAAAGTAGATGGTGGTGACTATACCACACCATCAAAACCCTGGGATGTTAACCAGGATAAAGAAAACTCATTTATACTTGGTGGTGTGTATGGGGAGCTCAAAACATTTAACAGTGATGGAGAATGGGCAGTGGTGCCACCTGGTCACTCAAAGGGGAGTTTACTGCAATGTGCAGCTTCCGATGTGGTGACAATAGCTGGTACAGATGTTTTTATGACTCCAGGTAATAGCTTTGCCCCTGGCCACAGGCAATTATGGAGGCCGTTTGTATCATTTGAACAGAATGAACAATCAAAGAGTGGAGATAACGGATTAAATAagggtttttcttttatcttccaTGAAGACTTACTGGGAGCTTGTGGTAACTTTCAAGTCGAAGAACCAGGGCTTGAATATTCATTCTCTTCCTTTGACCTGAACAATCCATTTTCACAAGTTCTTCATGTAGAGTGTTCGTTTGagccagaaggaattgcatctTTCAGCCCTAGTTTTAAACCTAAGTCAATTCTGTGCTCTGATTCAGACAGTGAGGTTTTACACCCCAGGATATGTGGTGTTGATCGAACGCAGTACAGGGCTATACGGATTTCTCCGAGGACTCACTTCCGCCCAATTTCTGCATCTGAACTTTCTCCAGGTGGTGGAAGCGAGTCAGAATTTGAGTCAGAAAAAGATGAGGGAGGTATTGCTGTCCCTCCTCAAGTAGATGTATTTGAGGATCCACAAGCAGATCTCAAACCTCTGGAAGAAGATGCAGAAAAAGAAGGGCATTACTACGGAAAATCGGAGCTTGAATCTGGAAAATTCCTTCCCAGATTAAAAAAGTCTGGAATGGAGAAGAGTGCACAGACATCATTGGATTCCCAAGAAGAGTCAGCCGGGATGTTGCCAGTAGGAAACCAAGATCCCTGTTTAGAATGCAGTATGAAAGAATCTCTAGAAGGGAGAGCAGTGGAGAGCTCTAAAGTAAACTGCAGAATAGTGGAGCCACGTGAGGAGACTGGCAGGTTTTGCAGTTGTAAAGCAGGGTGTCATTTCCCCACGTATGAGGATAATCCTGTTTCTTCAGGAGAGCATGAAGAG AGAATGAGTGGCAGCCAGGAAAAGCAATGCTGGTGGGAAAAGGCGCTCTATTCTCCCCTTTTTCCTGCATCACAGTGTGAAG AGTGCTATACAAATGCCAAGGGAGAGAATGGTGTAGGAGAACATGCAGATGTAAAGGAAGTATCCAATGATGATGAACATCTTTTAGATTTTAATATG GTTTCTTCTGTTTATGAAGCAAGATGTGCAGATGATATAAATGCTGAGGCAAAACCAAATGGCTTCAGGAAGAAGATCTACTCCAGTGATAGCTCCAGCTCTGAAGACACAGCTTCAGAAGGTGGAAGCGAGTGGGCTGATCCGTGTGAGGAGGAGCTTTTTTCTCGAACTCAACTGTAA